The nucleotide window TGTGGCCCCCGGCCGCCGCCACCTCCAGCGCCCGTTTGACGTGGGCCTGGCCCTTGACGTCGGAAAAATCAACGTTGTATCTGGCCGACTCGGCGAACACCTGGCCCATGTCCACCGTGAAAGGTTCTATCTGCAGCTGGCGGTTGAAGAAATCCACCGCCTGCCGCAGCGAGGACACCGGGTAGACCTCCACCCCGTCCACTATCCCGGCCTCCCGGGCGTTCTCCAGCGGCAGCATCAGGCCCTTCAGCCCGGCGGCCCGCACCGCCACCGCTATCGGCAAAGCCCCCTTGATGGGACGCAATGAACCGTCCAGCGAAAGCTCGCCCATCACCGCCACCTCGGCGAAGCGGCCGGGGTCCAGCTGCTGGTGGGCGGCCAGGATCCCCAGGGCTATGGGCAGATCAAAGGCCGAGCCTTCTTTCCTGATGTCGGCCGGGGCCAGGTTGACGGTGATCTTTTTTAAGGGGAACAAAAGCCCGGAGTTCTTGATGGCGCTCTCCACCCGCTCCCGCGATTCCTTGACCGCGCTGTCGGGAAGGCCCACCATGGCAAAGCCGGGCAGGTTGGAGCTGAGATCGGTCTCGATCTCCACCAAATAAGCGTCGATCCCCAGCACCGCCGAGGACAAAAGTTTTGAAAGCATAATAAATATTGGTTGTATTCATTGTCCCTGCGCCAGATACGCAGGGGGTTATTATTTAGCGATAAGTTTCCAAGAATTTAATGGTTGATTTTCTGTCTTTGAAAGTTGCCTCTATTCTGTCACCGGTATTGTACTTGATTATGATTTCATATTTAGCAATAGGCATTTTGTTATTGTCTTCTTGATACTTTTCGAGAAAAACAATTGCCTCTGTGACCGAGCTTGTTATTGCTTCTTGACCATGCAAGGGAAGAATAATAATACTCGCTACAAAACGCGAAACAGATTCTGTCAATACGTCGAAAAACCCTTTTACTTCCTTTTTGTTTAGACGAAGCAGTTCTTTGGCAACATCTTCTTTATTTTGCAGTTTATTCCAACTATCTATTTTCCTCTTAAACTCTTGTTCCGTGGTCTTTTCGTCAAAATTAGCATTGATGCCATACTTGCGAAAGGCTTTTACAACGGTATCGTAAGGGAAGTATAAAACACCAAATCCAAGTGATTTAAGTTGGGTCAATGCTCCCTGTGTAAAAACGCCTGCCAGGATTACGCCCATAAACGGAGATGAATTTCTATACTTCTCGGAAAGTGGAATTATAGCACTTTGGATTTCTTGTGCTTTATTCCGTGAATGCTTGGTATATCTTCGCCAAGCTGATTCAATAAATGCAACTGGAATACCCACTCTGCTTTCCGTACCGCCACGTTCCAGCACAAAATCAAGATCGTGTTTGTTGCCTTTGCTGTCAATCCAAGTAACCTTTTTGCCCGGTCTTGCTTTTCTATCACCGCTCTTATCAAGATAAAGCTTGTTCAGCCTTGCGAATTTTGAAAGATGCGGTTGAATGGCTAATTCTAAAAGGTCGCCAATAATTTGGCCAAATTTATGAGAAAGTGATTCTGCCATATTTTTATCCTTTAATCCAAAGCCTTCCCTCTTGCAAGGGAACGGTGTGTTTTCTATTTTTCCATTTTACGTTTCTGTCGCGTAGTTTTTCAAAGGAGTAACTGTCGAATCCAGCAGAGACAGCCAATTCTCCAAGCCATTTATCTACAGGCACGTATATCCCGTAAGGAGCGGAATCTCCAATCACAAAACACATTAAACAATTTTCATTTGTTACGCTACGCAACGAATGAAACACCTCTGCCAGATCTTTGAAATAAGCCGCAATCATTAAATGATAATTTTTCTTTCCCCCGTGTTTCAGCCTTTCCAATTTGAGAGCTTCGTATACTTCGCTTAATTCTTCCTGAATTGGTTTCAATTTGCAATCCGAAAGAATACTCTCTATTTCATTTCCCAATTTTGAAACATGCTGCGTGCAAGCTCTCACCAAATGCTTTCTTACGTTTTCCTGCAAATCGCACCAACCATTTATATCTCCCCAAAAAGTCATTTCCAGCCTTGTAGCGTCAGCATAGTCGTAATTGTTGGCGTAAGGAGGTGAGGTAATAACCAAATCACCCCATCCCTTTGGTATGGATTTTATATCCCTGGCATCTTCATTGAATAATTTTGCGTGTTTTACGTTTTTGTTTTTATTTTGCAACCCCTTCATGTCAAAATACATTTCATTCACTTTGCTCTCATAAGCAACAAAGGGGTCTATTACTTTTGCTTTTGTTTTGTTGGGCTGAATGTATTGCCATTGAGCAGTTCCCACCGGTGAAGTCGTTCGTAATATTGATGTAATAACAAACCAATTGAAATCTTTTATTTCTTTTTCTTGTTCTGTTTCCAGCCAAGTTTGTTTGAGGGCTTCTAATTTTTGAATAATATCAAGCGGATAGCAGCTCAATATGAGCTTCGGGAAATCCGTTTTATTTATTTTCTTTTTTTTCGCCTGATGCAAAAGCAGCAAAGCGGATTCTTTAAATTTTTCGGCGGGATAATTCCAAGCTAACTTAGTTTTTGCGATACGATATATGTAAGGGTGTGATTCCAAGCCCATAGATTCAACATTTTCAAACTCACTTTCCAGCAAAACAGTCCCTGACCCCGCAAATGGGTCAATTACTCTTGTCCGGCCCTTTGATTTATGAAGTTCAATAAGTTGCTTTGCCCAGATTGCAGAAAAACCAGCTGTGTATCTATACCATTTGTGAATGGGCAAAACCATATTACCCGCAAAAGTAGCCGAATAGTTTTGCTCAATCTTAATTTCTTGCGGGAATATTTCTAAAATATCGATTCCGTGATTAGTAGCATAATTGTGCCCAGAATGCTGCTGGCTTATCTCTGTTCTATTTTTCATGTGCTTACTCATTCATCGTTATTATTGTTATCGTATTTTATCCATCAATGTCTCACAGCCTGAAGGCGTCCCGGAGGTGCTGGAGCTGGGGCGGGCCCCAGCCCAGCCTGACCCCGACCACGTCGAACCGGCAGTCCACCCGGCCGTACAGACCCTTTTGGTAGAGGTAGCACCTGGCCAGACGGCCCATCTGTTTCTGCTTATTCCTGGTGACGGCCTGAAGGGGGTGGCCGAAGTTGTCGTTGGTCCTGGTCTTGACCTCGATGAACACCAGGACACTTTGGTCGAAGGCGATGATGTCGATCTCGCCCTCCCGGCCCGGCCGCCAGTTGCGCTCGGCCAGCTTAAAACCCTGGGAAAGGAGATGCGACACCGCCAGTTCCTCCCCCTTTTTCCCCGCTTCATCTTTCGCGCTCATACTCACACATCTCTTAGATATTTACACAAACCTGTCATCCCGAGAGTCCATCCATGCCTGACAATTTGAGGGATGATATCGTCGCTCTTCGATCTGGCAGGCACGATGCCATTCTCAGAGTGACATCGACTGCAGTTACTCCAGCAACGCTCTCACCGGCGCATAGCTATTGCGGTGAATGGGACAGGGACCCAGTTTTGCAAGGGCCTTTTGGTGTTCCTTCGTTCCGTAGCCCTTGTGCCGGACGAACCCGTAGCCGGGATATTCCAGCTCGTATCCCTCCATCAAAGAGTCCCTAAAGCACTTGGCCACTATGGAGGCCGCGGCTATGGACAGGCTTAAGCCGTCGCCCTTTATGATGGATCTTTGGGTAATGCTGGAGAATCTGGCCGGAAGCCGGGGGATCTTCTTGTTGCCGTCAACTATGATCAGCCCCGGTTCCTCCCGCAGGGAACAAAGGGCAAAGCCCATGGCTTTGAAGGTGGCCTGCAGGATGTTGATCCTGTCTATCCCGGCGGGGTCCACCATTCCCAGCCCCACCGCCACTGCCTGGGACAGGATAAGCCCCAAGGCCTGCCGCCGTTTTTGGGGCGTAAGTTTTTTTGAGTCGTTGATCCCCACCAGCCGGCAGTCCAAAGGCAGGATCACCGCTGCCGCCACCACCGGACCGGCCCAGGGGCCTCGCCCGGCCTCGTCCACGCCGGCAATAAGACAGGAGTGCTCCGCCGCCAGGGCGGCGTCGAATCCGGCCAGGCTCCGGCAGGCATTATTTTCCGCTTTGCTTCCCAAATTGCCTGACGCCTAAAAAGGGTTCGCCGGTCTCCCGTTAAGGAACAAGGCTCCCCCTAATTTAGGCGCTTGAAAATGGTTTAGGCTTTGGCCGGGGCTTCGGCCGGGGCCGCTGCCCGCTGCTGCTTCTGGGCTATCTTGGCCGCCTTGCCGGTGAGCTTCCTCAGGTAGAACAGCTTGGCCCGGCGCACCGAACCCTGGCTGACCACTGTGATAGCGGCAATGTTGGGGGAATACAGCGGAAAGATCCTCTCCACTCCGATCCCGCCCGAGACCTTGCGCACAGTAAAGGTGGCGCCGACCCCGCCGCCCCGCTTCTGGATCACCACGCCCTGAAAGGCCTGGAGACGTTCCTTGTCGCCCTCGATGACCTTGACCTGGACCTTGACGGTGTCGCCGGGCCGGAACTTTACCTGGGCGGTCTTGGTGAACTCGGCCGCGATGCTGTTTAGTACTGCCTGTTTGTTCATGGTTTTTCTTTTGCCTCCGGTTTGTCTTAAAGGAGGGTCTCTCCTTGTTGGTTATATTTTTGTTTATTAGATTCTATTAATGATGTTGACTTTGAACCGCACATCACGATTTCCTATTTCCCATTTCCCATTTGACCTTGCGGTTCCCGGTCTTCCAGCAATTCCCTGTCTTCTTTTGACAATGGTATCTTGTCCAGCAGGTCCGGCCTGAATTCTTTGGTGATCCTCAGCGATTCCCCCCGCCGCCATTTCTGGATCTGGCCGTGATGTCCGGAACGCAACACCTCGGGAACCTTCATCCCCCGGAAGTCCTCGGGCCGGGTATAGTGGGGATGGTCCAGCAGTCCGTTCTCAAAGGAATCGCGCTCGGCCGACACCGGATCGGAGATGGCCCCCGGCAGCAGCCGGACTATGGAGTCTATCACCGCCAGGGCTGCGATCTCGCCGCCGGACAGGATGTAATCGCCGATCGAGATGTCCAGGTCCACTATGGTCCGCACCCGCTCGTCGATGTCCTTGTAGTGCCCGCACAAAAAGGCCAGATGCTCTTCGGTCTTTAAGCTTTGGGCCGTTTCCTGAGTGTAGGTCTTGCCCCGGGGCGAAAGCAGGATAACTTTGGGTTTAGGTTCCTTGGACCGGAGAGCTTCGACCGCCGCGAAGATCGGCTCGGGCTTCATGATCATCCCCGGCCCTCCGCCGTAGGGCTCGTCGTCGCAGACCCGGTGCTTGTCGTGGGCAAAATCGCGGATGTTGACCAGGTTGAATTCCACCAGGCCCTTTTGGCTGGCCAATCCGATGATGCTTTCGCTTAGGGCCGCCGGGAACATTCCCGGAAAGAGTGTCAGTACCGTGATCTTCATCTCAGGCCCTCCAGGTCGCGGATCACCATCCGGCCCTGCTCCAGTTCGATCTTCACTATCACCGGGCCCTTGGACGGAACGTAGAACTTTTCCCGGTCCGACTGCACCAGGTAGATGTCTCCGGCCGGGTATTCTTCTACTTGGACTATCTGGCCCAGCTCCTGGCCCTGCTCCGAGACCACTTTAAGTCCTATGATCTGAAAGGTGTAGTATTGCCCGGGCGGCAAGGGCTTCAGGTCCTCGTCCAGGACCGCCAGCTCGGCGCCCTTCAGCTCTCCGGCCTGTTCCACGCTGATGACCTCTTTCAGCTTCAGCAGCCCGAACCGGTCCTGAGGGGAAAAACTTTCCACCACCACCGGAATGATTCTTTCGCCCTGCACCAGCAGCAGCCGGCTTTGGGGGGCAAAGCGCAAAGGGTTGTCCGAGTCCACCTTCACCTTCAGCGTCCCTACAAGACCGTGGGGCCTTACCACCGTGGCCACGTAGATCAGGCGCTCCCGGTCTATCCGGCCGGGATCAAAGTTCTGCATCAATGTCTGCCGCCTGCCGGCTACTCGATTATTTCCAGGCCGGTGCGCTTGCCGATCTTGGACCCGGCCGCCGAAAGCAGGGTGCGGATAGACTGGGCGGTGCGGCCCCTTTTGCCGATCACCTTGCCGATGTCATCCTTGGCCACCCGCAGCTCGTAGACCAGAGTGCCGGCATCCTTCTGATTCTCGGTGATGCTGACCTTCTCCGGCTGGTCCACCAGCGACTTGACCAGGTATTCCACTAAATCTTTTAACATATTGGTTTAGTCCTTTTTCTTTTGGGCCGCCAGTCTTACCTTGTGGGATTTTTTGGTGGAAGCCTGGGTGAAGTTCAGCTTTACCTCCTTGGGGTCGCCGCCGGCCTTGACCGCGGCTTCGGCCAGCTTGATCAGCCGCTGGGCGGTGGGCGAGGCGATGGCGCCGTTCTTCAGCCACACCCGGGTCTTTTCCAGGTTGATTTTGGCTTCCTTGGGGTTGGCTCCGGGCCGGTAGGTTCCCAAGGTGTCCAGCTGGGCTCCGTCCTTCTTGGAGCGGGTGGGCGCGACCACTATCCGGTAATAGGCGATCTTGTTGGCCCCCATCCGGGTCATCCTGATTGATACTGACATTAACCTGTCTCCTCCTTGATATTGTTTGTTTGTTCTTTGTTTGTATTTTATTTTTTATATTTAATTTTTGATATGCGGTTTAGGCACTCTCATATTACCACCACCGTCCGACAAAAATCATATTAAGCGCCCATGTTTAAAATTGAATCCGTGAAATCATGTTAATCCTGTCTGCCCCGGAATAAATCAGAACCCCTGCGGCATCTTGAACCCCCGGCCTTTGGAGTTCATCATCTGCTTCATCATCCGCTGGCTCATCTCGAACTGGTTCAGCAGCTGGTTAACCTGCTGGACGCTGGTGCCGCTGCCCATGGCTATCCTCCGCTTGCGGCTGCCGTTGATGATCTGGGGCTTCTGCCGCTCCTGGGGGGTCATGGAGCTGATGATGGCCTCTATGGCTCCCAGCGCCCGGTCGTCTATGGCGGCGTCCTTGGGCAGGCTCATCCCGCCCGGCAGCATCTTCATGATGTCGGACAGCGAGCCCATCTTCTTCATCTGCTTCATCTGGCCGGCAAAGTCCTCCAGGGTAAAGCTCTGCTTGCGCAGTTTCTCCTCAAGCTTTACGGCCTGTTTTTCATCGAAGACATTCTGGGCCTTCTCGACCAGTCCCACCACGTCGCCCATGCCCAGGATGCGCGAGGCCACCCGGCTGGGGTGGAACTCTTCCAGGGCCGAAAGCTTTTCCCCCACCCCGATGAACTTGATGGGCTGGCCCGAGATCACCTTTAGGGAAAGGGCCGCGCCGCCCCGGGCGTCGCCGTCCAGCTTGGTCATGATCACCCCGGACATGGGCAGGGCCTTGGAGAACTCGGTGGCAATGTTGACCGCGTCCTGGCCGGTCATCCCGTCAACGACCAGGAGGATCTCCTGCGGCTTGACTGTCTTTTGCACCCGCTCCAGCTCGGCCATCATCTCGGTGTCTATGTGCAGCCGCCCGGCGGTGTCTAAGATCAGCACGTCTATGAGTTTCTTGACCGCTTCCTGCTTGGCCTCCTGGCAGATCTGGGCCACGTCGGTGGATTCCAGTTTGAAGAAATCGCAGCCCGCCTGCTTGGCCAGGATCTCCAGCTGCTGCACCGCCGCCGGCCGGTAGATGTCGGCCGCCGCCAGCATGATCCGCCGGCCGGGTTTTGACAAATGCTTGGCCAGCTTGGCGCAGGTGGTGGTCTTGCCCGAGCCCTGCAATCCGCAGACCATGATCACGGTGGGCGGCTGGGGGGAAAGCGTCAGCGGCTGGCTGACCGAGCCCAAAGTCTCCACTATCTGGTCGTAGACGATCTTGACGAACTTCTGGCCCGGGGTGATGCTGGTCAGCACATCCTCGCCCAGCGCCTTGGCCTCTACCGCGGCCGCAAAGTCCTTGACGACTTTGTAGTTGACGTCGGCCTCCAGCAAAGCCCGCCGCACCTTGGCGCTGGCCTCTTTGATGTTGGCCTCGGAGAGTTTGCCCTGCCCGGTCAGGTCCTTGAAAAGCCCGGTGAATTTTTCAGTTAAGGAGTCGAACATATTTTATGCCCACTAAAGGCACTAAATTAACAATAATATTTTCGGATCTTTTCGTGTTTTTCGCGGGCAACCCCGGTAAATAGAAATCGCCGTCAGTTTGTACTGAATGATCCCTCAAAATACCGCCAGGGATCAAGGACCGTTTAAAACCTGCTACCCAATCCAAAGCTTGGTGAAAGGAGAGGTGGGATGTCATCCATTGTATTGGGCCGCGCTCCCACAACCGAGCTTAAGCCAATACGGTAATATAGGTTTAAATCTTCTATCTTATGGCAGTAATATACGGAGCCTGACCACCAAAGATATTCTACTTTATTTCCACCTATGACTAGAACAAGTCCTGTACCTGCTTCGCCCCAGGTTCTTTTTTTAACACTGGTTATCTTATTTACTGTTACTGTGTTAAATATCCCACAGGTA belongs to candidate division TA06 bacterium and includes:
- a CDS encoding DNA methylase; translation: MAESLSHKFGQIIGDLLELAIQPHLSKFARLNKLYLDKSGDRKARPGKKVTWIDSKGNKHDLDFVLERGGTESRVGIPVAFIESAWRRYTKHSRNKAQEIQSAIIPLSEKYRNSSPFMGVILAGVFTQGALTQLKSLGFGVLYFPYDTVVKAFRKYGINANFDEKTTEQEFKRKIDSWNKLQNKEDVAKELLRLNKKEVKGFFDVLTESVSRFVASIIILPLHGQEAITSSVTEAIVFLEKYQEDNNKMPIAKYEIIIKYNTGDRIEATFKDRKSTIKFLETYR
- a CDS encoding DNA modification methylase; protein product: MVLPIHKWYRYTAGFSAIWAKQLIELHKSKGRTRVIDPFAGSGTVLLESEFENVESMGLESHPYIYRIAKTKLAWNYPAEKFKESALLLLHQAKKKKINKTDFPKLILSCYPLDIIQKLEALKQTWLETEQEKEIKDFNWFVITSILRTTSPVGTAQWQYIQPNKTKAKVIDPFVAYESKVNEMYFDMKGLQNKNKNVKHAKLFNEDARDIKSIPKGWGDLVITSPPYANNYDYADATRLEMTFWGDINGWCDLQENVRKHLVRACTQHVSKLGNEIESILSDCKLKPIQEELSEVYEALKLERLKHGGKKNYHLMIAAYFKDLAEVFHSLRSVTNENCLMCFVIGDSAPYGIYVPVDKWLGELAVSAGFDSYSFEKLRDRNVKWKNRKHTVPLQEGRLWIKG
- a CDS encoding YraN family protein, which codes for MSAKDEAGKKGEELAVSHLLSQGFKLAERNWRPGREGEIDIIAFDQSVLVFIEVKTRTNDNFGHPLQAVTRNKQKQMGRLARCYLYQKGLYGRVDCRFDVVGVRLGWGPPQLQHLRDAFRL
- a CDS encoding ribonuclease HII translates to MGSKAENNACRSLAGFDAALAAEHSCLIAGVDEAGRGPWAGPVVAAAVILPLDCRLVGINDSKKLTPQKRRQALGLILSQAVAVGLGMVDPAGIDRINILQATFKAMGFALCSLREEPGLIIVDGNKKIPRLPARFSSITQRSIIKGDGLSLSIAAASIVAKCFRDSLMEGYELEYPGYGFVRHKGYGTKEHQKALAKLGPCPIHRNSYAPVRALLE
- the rplS gene encoding 50S ribosomal protein L19 — its product is MNKQAVLNSIAAEFTKTAQVKFRPGDTVKVQVKVIEGDKERLQAFQGVVIQKRGGGVGATFTVRKVSGGIGVERIFPLYSPNIAAITVVSQGSVRRAKLFYLRKLTGKAAKIAQKQQRAAAPAEAPAKA
- the trmD gene encoding tRNA (guanosine(37)-N1)-methyltransferase TrmD, which codes for MKITVLTLFPGMFPAALSESIIGLASQKGLVEFNLVNIRDFAHDKHRVCDDEPYGGGPGMIMKPEPIFAAVEALRSKEPKPKVILLSPRGKTYTQETAQSLKTEEHLAFLCGHYKDIDERVRTIVDLDISIGDYILSGGEIAALAVIDSIVRLLPGAISDPVSAERDSFENGLLDHPHYTRPEDFRGMKVPEVLRSGHHGQIQKWRRGESLRITKEFRPDLLDKIPLSKEDRELLEDREPQGQMGNGK
- the rimM gene encoding 16S rRNA processing protein RimM, producing MQNFDPGRIDRERLIYVATVVRPHGLVGTLKVKVDSDNPLRFAPQSRLLLVQGERIIPVVVESFSPQDRFGLLKLKEVISVEQAGELKGAELAVLDEDLKPLPPGQYYTFQIIGLKVVSEQGQELGQIVQVEEYPAGDIYLVQSDREKFYVPSKGPVIVKIELEQGRMVIRDLEGLR
- a CDS encoding KH domain-containing protein, which gives rise to MLKDLVEYLVKSLVDQPEKVSITENQKDAGTLVYELRVAKDDIGKVIGKRGRTAQSIRTLLSAAGSKIGKRTGLEIIE
- the rpsP gene encoding 30S ribosomal protein S16 — encoded protein: MSVSIRMTRMGANKIAYYRIVVAPTRSKKDGAQLDTLGTYRPGANPKEAKINLEKTRVWLKNGAIASPTAQRLIKLAEAAVKAGGDPKEVKLNFTQASTKKSHKVRLAAQKKKD
- the ffh gene encoding signal recognition particle protein → MFDSLTEKFTGLFKDLTGQGKLSEANIKEASAKVRRALLEADVNYKVVKDFAAAVEAKALGEDVLTSITPGQKFVKIVYDQIVETLGSVSQPLTLSPQPPTVIMVCGLQGSGKTTTCAKLAKHLSKPGRRIMLAAADIYRPAAVQQLEILAKQAGCDFFKLESTDVAQICQEAKQEAVKKLIDVLILDTAGRLHIDTEMMAELERVQKTVKPQEILLVVDGMTGQDAVNIATEFSKALPMSGVIMTKLDGDARGGAALSLKVISGQPIKFIGVGEKLSALEEFHPSRVASRILGMGDVVGLVEKAQNVFDEKQAVKLEEKLRKQSFTLEDFAGQMKQMKKMGSLSDIMKMLPGGMSLPKDAAIDDRALGAIEAIISSMTPQERQKPQIINGSRKRRIAMGSGTSVQQVNQLLNQFEMSQRMMKQMMNSKGRGFKMPQGF